The following proteins are encoded in a genomic region of Phragmites australis chromosome 9, lpPhrAust1.1, whole genome shotgun sequence:
- the LOC133928648 gene encoding protein PLASTID TRANSCRIPTIONALLY ACTIVE 16, chloroplastic-like, with protein MAPALTSNPPSFRPLSSPLRRRAATILCRVGAGGKPGKDSGADDDAKKRPGLFVDFSKLTDAKSLIPAFPSQAAGSIFADGRGRKDPQTVFVAGATGQGGVRIAQTLLRQGFAVRAGVPDLASAQELARLAAAYRLISPAEARRLNAVESDFDDPETIAKAIGPAAKVVVTVSPAEKGPEGGGVTTDDALRVVQAADLASVAHVVVVYDEGVSGLGGDASTYNVLEGLTSFFSNLFSRVQTLPLREFLAKMAETDVRYTLVKTSLTDDYSPESSYALVLVKEGASPSTTSTTDTGKVSKSQIAALVADVFSNVAVAENKVVEVSTSSSATSKPVAEAFTAIPEDSRRREYQEGAAKAKAEEEALASQRAEEAASNPQAKRQMAPSEEAAANVANEAQASLENLLSRTKGLSADFSWEKLSTQLAEATTARTSTEKEPKAQIATVRGRAKAKKLAPQRAVVKLAAQKVQPKPKQSDPKPEVRPVFGGLFKQETVYVDDD; from the exons ATGGCTCCCGCACTCACCTCCAACCCGCCCTCCTTCCGCCCCCTCTCCTCCccactccgccgccgcgccgccaccatcctctgccgcgtcggcgccggcggcaaGCCGGGCAAGGACTCCGGGGCGGATGACGATGCCAAGAAGAGGCCCGGCCTCTTCGTGGACTTCAGCAAGCTGACGGACGCCAAGTCGCTGATACCGGCATTCCCGTCGCAGGCGGCGGGGTCGATCTTCGCGGACGGGAGGGGAAGGAAGGACCCGCAGACTGTGTTCGTTGCAGGCGCCACGGGGCAGGGTGGTGTTCGCATCGCGCAGACGCTGCTGCGGCAGGGGTTCGCCGTGCGCGCGGGCGTCCCGGACCTCGCGTCCGCGCAGGAGCTGGCGCGGCTCGCGGCAGCGTACCGGCTCATATCCCCCGCGGAGGCGCGCCGGTTGAATGCGGTGGAGTCGGACTTTGACGACCCCGAGACGATCGCCAAGGCCATTGGTCCCGCTGCCAAGGTGGTGGTAACCGTCAGCCCGGCCGAGAAGGGGCCAGAAGGCGGGGGCGTCACCACCGATGACGCGCTCCGGGTGGTGCAGGCCGCGGACCTCGCCAGCGTAGCGCACGTCGTGGTCGTGTATGACGAGGGGGTCAGCGGCCTCGGCGGCGATGCGTCCACGTACAATGTGCTCGAAGGCTTGACGTCCTTCTTCTCGAACCTCTTCTCTCGCGTGCAGACGCTGCCGCTGAGGGAGTTCTTGGCCAAGATGGCGGAGACTGATGTCAGGTATACACTAGTCAAGACTTCGCTTACCGATGACTACAGCCCTGAGAGCTCCTACGCCTTGGTCCTGGTCAAGGAGGGTGCATCGCCCAGCACGACTTCCACTACAGACACCGGCAAG GTGTCAAAGTCACAGATTGCTGCCCTTGTGGCTGATGTCTTCTCCAACGTGGCAGTCGCTGAGAACAAG GTTGTTGAAGTTTCTACTAGCTCATCAGCAACATCCAAGCCCGTAGCAGAGGCTTTCAC AGCTATCCCTGAAGACAGTAGAAGAAGGGAGTACCAAGAAGGTGCCGCAAAGGCAAAGGCAGAAGAGGAGGCCCTGGCCTCACAGCGAGCTGAAGAGGCTGCAAGTAACCCGCAAGCCAAGAGGCAGATGGCACCCTCAGAAGAGGCAGCTGCAAACGTGGCGAACGAGGCCCAGGCCTCCCTGGAGAACCTTCTGAGCAGAACTAAAGGGCTTAGCGCAGACTTCTCCTGGGAGAAGCTCAGCACACAGCTTGCAGAAGCAACTACTGCTCGGACCTCCACAGAGAAGGAACCGAAGGCACAGATTGCTACGGTGCGAGGCCGAGCGAAGGCGAAGAAGCTGGCACCACAGAGAGCCGTCGTGAAGCTAGCGGCGCAGAAGGTGCAGCCAAAACCGAAGCAGTCGGATCCCAAGCCGGAAGTGAGGCCAGTGTTTGGTGGCCTCTTCAAGCAAGAAACAGTATACGTGGACGACGACTGA